The Thermodesulfobacteriota bacterium genome includes a window with the following:
- a CDS encoding acetate--CoA ligase family protein — protein MTGEEIDRLVDRARGEGRKSLTEPEVKGILAARSVPVPKHRLVTGPVEAAEAASEMGYPLVLKVVSGDILHKTEFGGVITGLNTKEEVESAFSEIVMNVGDKDPSAAVEGFLLEEMVGRGVEVIVGSLRDEQFGPAVMFGIGGVAVELMKDVSFRLAPVEKEEALEMMREVKGYPLLTGFRGSEPVDTDAVADVIVKVSRIIDDTEGIKELEINPLMVLHKGAVALDARAVVE, from the coding sequence ATGACCGGGGAAGAGATAGACAGGCTCGTCGACAGGGCGAGGGGCGAGGGGCGAAAGAGTTTAACCGAGCCCGAGGTAAAGGGGATACTCGCCGCCCGCTCCGTCCCCGTGCCGAAGCACCGGCTGGTGACGGGTCCGGTCGAGGCGGCCGAGGCGGCTTCGGAGATGGGTTACCCGCTGGTACTGAAGGTGGTGTCCGGGGACATACTGCACAAGACCGAGTTCGGCGGCGTGATAACGGGCCTTAACACCAAAGAGGAGGTCGAGAGCGCCTTCTCCGAGATAGTCATGAACGTCGGGGACAAGGACCCGTCCGCGGCGGTCGAGGGCTTTTTGCTCGAAGAGATGGTCGGGCGGGGTGTCGAGGTCATAGTGGGCTCTTTGAGGGACGAGCAGTTCGGCCCGGCGGTGATGTTCGGTATAGGGGGGGTGGCCGTGGAGCTTATGAAGGACGTGAGCTTCCGCCTTGCGCCGGTCGAAAAGGAAGAGGCGCTCGAGATGATGCGCGAGGTAAAGGGATACCCGCTCCTTACCGGTTTCAGGGGCAGCGAGCCCGTGGATACGGACGCCGTCGCCGACGTTATAGTAAAGGTGTCGAGGATTATTGACGATACCGAGGGGATTAAAGAGCTGGAGATAAACCCGCTCATGGTGCTCCATAAGGGGGCTGTGGCTCTCGACGCAAGGGCGGTGGTTGAGTAG